The nucleotide window TGTCACAGAAGAAATGGTTGAGTTTCCTGGATGtatggaaaggcaaacaaaatatcaAGGGGGTAACCACCTGGGCAACCAGAAATCCGCTCAGAGCAGAAGCAACCACCAGCTGAGCACACACTCGCCAAGTCATGATTCTGTTGTAGTGCAGGGGGTGGCAGATGGCAACGCAGCGGTCGTAGCCCATggctgccaggaggaaagagtgggagcaccccaagaaaaggaagaagtacatttgtacagcacagcctaggaaggaaatggtttttctctctgctatcaaGTCTACCAGCATCTTGGGGACAATGACGAAGGTGTAGCAAGTCTCGGAAAATGACAAGAcgcaaaggaaaaagtacatgggtgtgtgaaGGCTCCGATCAGCCCATATGATAATCATTATAGTGGTATTCATGCTCAGAGCGACCAGGTACAGCAGCAAAAACACCAcaagaagcagcttctgcagttccgcgaggctggagaaacccaggaagatgaagtctgtggcgagggtttggttgttgttccccatggaaatgaaaggttttctccagacatcaggcagcaagaaaaacagcacccGGGTCACAGAAAGTACAAGGTGGCCTGCTGCTGtgacaaagagaatttttgctCGAGTGTGCCTCACAAAACCCCTTTCCTggcctctgtgcttgcagtgttGGTTGTCCTCCTGGGACAACAACAGTGTTGTGCGTTGGCTTGGGACACGCAACGGCTGGTGGGCGCTGTGGGCAGTTCCTGGTCTTGCTGCAGCTCCCGAGAGCGCACAGGTAGCTCAAGGACACATGGCTCCTTCTCTGTGATCTGGGGAGCTCTGATGGCACAGTGGCTGGAGCTCACCTAGAAAGCACCGTCCCCTTTGGGGAAGTCCCATTTCTCATCTTCACAgtggagtgtcctggtttcagctgggatagagttaactgtcttcctagtagctggtacagtgctatgttttgagttcagagcgaagaatgttgataacactgatgttttcagttgttgctcagtagtgtttagactaatgtcaaggatttttcagcttctcatgcccagccagtgagaaagctggaggggcacaagaagttggcacaggacacagccagggcacctgacccaaactggccaacggtgtattccataccatgtgacgtcccatccagtacagaaacggggaggtggggggcagggattcgccgctcgggggactggctgggtgtcggtcggcgggtggtgagcaattgcactgcgtatcatttgtacattccaatcctttcattattgctgttgtcattttattagtgttatcattatcatta belongs to Harpia harpyja isolate bHarHar1 chromosome 10, bHarHar1 primary haplotype, whole genome shotgun sequence and includes:
- the LOC128147310 gene encoding olfactory receptor 10K2-like, whose translation is MGNNNQTLATDFIFLGFSSLAELQKLLLVVFLLLYLVALSMNTTIMIIIWADRSLHTPMYFFLCVLSFSETCYTFVIVPKMLVDLIAERKTISFLGCAVQMYFFLFLGCSHSFLLAAMGYDRCVAICHPLHYNRIMTWRVCAQLVVASALSGFLVAQVVTPLIFCLPFHTSRKLNHFFCDISPVLRVAFTHTNLSEAIIFTLGISVLTIPLMLILISYLFVVLAILQIPSAAGRHKAFSTCSAHLIVVIVHYGCASFIYLRPDSSYSSDQDALISVTYTILTPLLDPMIYSLRNKDVKMALQKAIRKNILSQKVFQ